From the genome of Liolophura sinensis isolate JHLJ2023 chromosome 5, CUHK_Ljap_v2, whole genome shotgun sequence:
TCTGACTTTAAGAGAAACAGACATGCAGTCCCCTCTGAGTAGCCTACCGGAATACCGAAAACATCCAATCCCACCTGTATATAAACCCCCTAGATTAACATTTGACGAACCGTCCAGGAAAGTAGGTGGCGGCGGCTCCATGCGCCAATGGTTAGCTGACGGTTTGTCTAAAACTCGCACCATGTTTCGTAAAGATGGTGAGGAACCTTCCGAATTTCGTTGGCTTGACGCTCCTTCCATGGGGGAGCTGGACTCCCCCGAAGAGTCACTATATTCAGACACAAATGATATATCCTTTTCTGATCCATATTCCTCGTACGACTTGCCCGGCCCTTTAGGCAGTGACAGACAATCCCCATTTACATCTATGTATGAAGATGTGGAACCAGATGATGTAGACAGTAGCAGTTACTTCATGCCAGCTGCATCCTTCGGACGACGCAAACTTCGCGCTATCACGCCAAAACGTCCATTGCACTCAGTACAACAACTTAGACGTAGACGACGAAGACGAGAAAGAAATCGAACGCCCTCTTACATGAGACAGTTCCCTTTATCGGATGACGTTTCTGACACTTCTAGTGACATCGGATCTGATATTTTAGACGACTATCCACTCAGTCTAGACTCGATAAAAAGACAATCGGAGTTTCTCCCATACGAGCCGGCACCTCCCTACCCAACCACTAAAATTTTCTCTGACTATGGGACATCTTTACCCTCACTCCAGCGGGTAGGCTTGACCCCAACTCCCCGCTTGCCAGAACTCAGTACCAGCAGGGTTATGCCTTCAGCCTTGTGGCTCAATGACCTTGTGTCCTCTACAAGGCGCAGAGCTTTGGCGAGCATCCCAGGCCCTTCGGATTTGGACActtcaaatgttatttttagcATAGACACGCCATTATCATATCGCCCTAGGACCTCGAGGCCGCGTCGCCTTGAATTCGAGGTCCCAGTTGTGTTTCCTTCTCCACTTAGATCTACTGCAAGTGTTACCTCTTCAGGTAACGATATTGCGCCATTTCGACCAATCAAACCCCTTGTAATAGAGACCAATCGCAATGCCTTAGACCTGTCTAAGCCCATAGTTGTTACTGTAGACGGCCGTGACGACTTCTTCAGTAAATTCCTCTCTCAGAGAAAACAGTTTCGTGATAGCATATTAAAGCGCCTCGACGATGAAACGGACAGATGTAGGTCGGTAGTGCCAGTAAGGTCTACTAGCAGTTATTACACCGCGCCGTATAGGGCTATACTGACATCTAGGCGTAGCCCAGAACCCCAATCGACACATCGTGACAGAGGGAAGCGGACTGTAGACACACACGACGACCTGCTACCCTTACCGCGAGTAAGTCGGACGACATATCCGGTACGGGCTGTTGTAAGTGTTTCTAGCAACCGCGACCCGTTTCCGAGGTACTCCTCCTATGAAAGGGTCAGACCAACAGAAAATGACGACGATTCCATGTCTTTGGTACCTGTGAGTAGGTCCAACCCATCCAGGACGTATTCCTGCGAGAGGGACAGCGAAGAGCCGACTGGAACACTAACCACTCTTGACAGAATTCGTATGAAGGTAAATACGCTTTTAGACATTGTTACCTGTCCACACACCTACGTGTCCCAGTGCTTGTAACCCTTGGGTTGATGGGTTAATACCTGCACGCTTACTCAGTccaaaacaatatattttgcTTGCTATTTATCTAGtctcttattttcttttctccaaCCTGTTTTAGGATCAGAGATTTCTCTAGGCGAAGACACTAGGTTGACTAACATACCTACCTGATAATAGGTTTGAAGTGCAAGGTTGAAGCTTCCCGAAAAGATTTGTGTTTGAGTCGACACACTCCCCCCAGTTTGCGTCGTCTGTGGTGATGGTCGTGTCGTGGTCCAATATCTCTGTTCGCGCCAGCGTTCCAGTTTCACCCGGCTCCTCAGACTAAGTTGGTCCATGAGTTTTTTTCCAAATAATTCGTTGTATTAAGAATGGGTCTAGaaaaactatatgtatgtatgatggatTGTCATAGTTAGTTGAACCTACGTCTCGTTCGTCTCAAATTCCTCTATACCTTTACCCTGTAGATTTCCATGTAACCACTTAAAACCGTGCCTCTCCACAGGCCTATGCTACGCCATCCACCCCAGCAAGAGCAAGGGCAAACCGAAGGGCGgacagacaacaacaacaacaacccgtCTCATCTTCGACGTATAACACTGCTTATCGTGTTCCATACCAGGTACCCTACCTATATGTCAGTCCTGATAGGTACTATCGCCAGAGAAGTGTGTCTCCGAACTATCTGTACCGGCGTCCAGTAGGGGGGCGGGCGCGAGCTAGAACATCCAGGCGTGCCGTAAGTGAGGCACGTGACGTAGAGCCACTCACTGAACCCGCTAGGGGAAGAGCACCCATAAGGGCTTCACCTGTCAGGTATTTGCCGTGGTACATTTCGCCTCAGAGGGAGGCTCAGCTGGCCTTGTCGCCCACCAGACTTGATTCTACTCGCTCTAGAGACCTCCCGCTTGATGATTATCCTTATATCAGGGGCTACAGGTTCGTGTACCCGTATAGATCGGCACTTTGGGGAAGGTCCGGCAGATATCCGCTGTTTAGGGGTAGAATGTGGGGGTATCCATACATTGGGTCTAAACTGAGCGGTTATCCTTTTGGGAATACAAAATGGATCGTATCACCCAGCACTGCCGCTACCTTAGGCGTTGCTCCAGTGAGGGCCGGAAGGGAGGGGTTTGAACCGCTCTTGCCAAGTAGATGGTTTTGGGGTCCTTATGACGCGTTTGATTATGACTTCCCAAGACGTGGGAGAAACTGGCCGTGGTCATTGTATGACCCGCGCTTCGACATAACTCCTGCTGAAGCAACAAGATTTGGGATCGACGCGACAACGGCGGCTAAATGGAACGCCGCATCTCCTATTAGAACGGGTAGGTGGGATATGGCTCCTGCGGAGGGTATGACATGGGATGCCCCCGAGGAGCCGATTAACTGGAATGTATATCCTCTCAGGGCAGGTTCCCCAAGAGGGAGAAGGTCAGTGTCTCCGCAAAGGAACTTGTCCAGATCATTAAGTAGGGAAGAGGCGGCTCGATGGGGCATAACTCCTTCTGAGGCAGCCTTTTGGGA
Proteins encoded in this window:
- the LOC135466035 gene encoding uncharacterized protein LOC135466035 isoform X2, whose protein sequence is MDSWLVVASTTWMRTIHPQGPSDLPEPFSLGQTITWPMRCQVTPPNMSTDTVYDNMDLAAKSRGKDKRLMSQVNAALNPESVPKGSKESKGLHGLPNQRLLQRYFPESAHDYHPILTLRETDMQSPLSSLPEYRKHPIPPVYKPPRLTFDEPSRKVGGGGSMRQWLADGLSKTRTMFRKDGEEPSEFRWLDAPSMGELDSPEESLYSDTNDISFSDPYSSYDLPGPLGSDRQSPFTSMYEDVEPDDVDSSSYFMPAASFGRRKLRAITPKRPLHSVQQLRRRRRRRERNRTPSYMRQFPLSDDVSDTSSDIGSDILDDYPLSLDSIKRQSEFLPYEPAPPYPTTKIFSDYGTSLPSLQRVGLTPTPRLPELSTSRVMPSALWLNDLVSSTRRRALASIPGPSDLDTSNVIFSIDTPLSYRPRTSRPRRLEFEVPVVFPSPLRSTASVTSSGNDIAPFRPIKPLVIETNRNALDLSKPIVVTVDGRDDFFSKFLSQRKQFRDSILKRLDDETDRCRSVVPVRSTSSYYTAPYRAILTSRRSPEPQSTHRDRGKRTVDTHDDLLPLPRVSRTTYPVRAVVSVSSNRDPFPRYSSYERVRPTENDDDSMSLVPVSRSNPSRTYSCERDSEEPTGTLTTLDRIRMKAAIISPNVEIETKRKKGPKSKYAAAVMRELRLNPKQRQIIYT
- the LOC135466035 gene encoding uncharacterized protein LOC135466035 isoform X4; the encoded protein is MDSWLVVASTTWMRTIHPQGPSDLPEPFSLGQTITWPMRCQVTPPNMSTDTVYDNMDLAAKSRGKDKRLMSQVNAALAYATPSTPARARANRRADRQQQQQPVSSSTYNTAYRVPYQVPYLYVSPDRYYRQRSVSPNYLYRRPVGGRARARTSRRAVSEARDVEPLTEPARGRAPIRASPVRYLPWYISPQREAQLALSPTRLDSTRSRDLPLDDYPYIRGYRFVYPYRSALWGRSGRYPLFRGRMWGYPYIGSKLSGYPFGNTKWIVSPSTAATLGVAPVRAGREGFEPLLPSRWFWGPYDAFDYDFPRRGRNWPWSLYDPRFDITPAEATRFGIDATTAAKWNAASPIRTGRWDMAPAEGMTWDAPEEPINWNVYPLRAGSPRGRRSVSPQRNLSRSLSREEAARWGITPSEAAFWDMYPSSRGVSLDRYERARSLSPSRYDWELTPAERTRIFPRSRSLSPYCRYGVDPPYSVPRWFYPLGRARSVSPVRFSPLPMRAPRHYATPRYAKKAIVPTKAARRAAARRYGYVPRPPVVFVYLSDKDRLEKEDGVRRGRLSPGTVAEMLKRFEPRKPYEGEYSGKVAAARAIARAMTIIPQGPINQAAIISPNVEIETKRKKGPKSKYAAAVMRELRLNPKQRQIIYT
- the LOC135466035 gene encoding uncharacterized protein LOC135466035 isoform X1; translation: MDSWLVVASTTWMRTIHPQGPSDLPEPFSLGQTITWPMRCQVTPPNMSTDTVYDNMDLAAKSRGKDKRLMSQVNAALNPESVPKGSKESKGLHGLPNQRLLQRYFPESAHDYHPILTLRETDMQSPLSSLPEYRKHPIPPVYKPPRLTFDEPSRKVGGGGSMRQWLADGLSKTRTMFRKDGEEPSEFRWLDAPSMGELDSPEESLYSDTNDISFSDPYSSYDLPGPLGSDRQSPFTSMYEDVEPDDVDSSSYFMPAASFGRRKLRAITPKRPLHSVQQLRRRRRRRERNRTPSYMRQFPLSDDVSDTSSDIGSDILDDYPLSLDSIKRQSEFLPYEPAPPYPTTKIFSDYGTSLPSLQRVGLTPTPRLPELSTSRVMPSALWLNDLVSSTRRRALASIPGPSDLDTSNVIFSIDTPLSYRPRTSRPRRLEFEVPVVFPSPLRSTASVTSSGNDIAPFRPIKPLVIETNRNALDLSKPIVVTVDGRDDFFSKFLSQRKQFRDSILKRLDDETDRCRSVVPVRSTSSYYTAPYRAILTSRRSPEPQSTHRDRGKRTVDTHDDLLPLPRVSRTTYPVRAVVSVSSNRDPFPRYSSYERVRPTENDDDSMSLVPVSRSNPSRTYSCERDSEEPTGTLTTLDRIRMKAAIISPNVEIETKRKKGPKSKYAAAVMRELRLNPKKDSGGKGGPGGGSGGQTSALRQRLRKVLCKSHNDPTYYKD
- the LOC135466035 gene encoding uncharacterized protein LOC135466035 isoform X3 encodes the protein MDSWLVVASTTWMRTIHPQGPSDLPEPFSLGQTITWPMRCQVTPPNMSTDTVYDNMDLAAKSRGKDKRLMSQVNAALAYATPSTPARARANRRADRQQQQQPVSSSTYNTAYRVPYQVPYLYVSPDRYYRQRSVSPNYLYRRPVGGRARARTSRRAVSEARDVEPLTEPARGRAPIRASPVRYLPWYISPQREAQLALSPTRLDSTRSRDLPLDDYPYIRGYRFVYPYRSALWGRSGRYPLFRGRMWGYPYIGSKLSGYPFGNTKWIVSPSTAATLGVAPVRAGREGFEPLLPSRWFWGPYDAFDYDFPRRGRNWPWSLYDPRFDITPAEATRFGIDATTAAKWNAASPIRTGRWDMAPAEGMTWDAPEEPINWNVYPLRAGSPRGRRSVSPQRNLSRSLSREEAARWGITPSEAAFWDMYPSSRGVSLDRYERARSLSPSRYDWELTPAERTRIFPRSRSLSPYCRYGVDPPYSVPRWFYPLGRARSVSPVRFSPLPMRAPRHYATPRYAKKAIVPTKAARRAAARRYGYVPRPPVVFVYLSDKDRLEKEDGVRRGRLSPGTVAEMLKRFEPRKPYEGEYSGKVAAARAIARAMTIIPQGPINQAAIISPNVEIETKRKKGPKSKYAAAVMRELRLNPKKDSGGKGGPGGGSGGQTSALRQRLRKVLCKSHNDPTYYKD